A single Cellulomonas sp. SLBN-39 DNA region contains:
- a CDS encoding PKD domain-containing protein encodes MRAPRGLSRTISALVATALVAAATAVAAPAAVADTRPAEGVAQTAAADSLPTVQIDGVAWQQAIAGSRVFAGGDFANARPAGAKAGTENVARANLLAYDLETGVLDASWAPNPNAQVRAVAASPDGSRVYVGGNFTSIAGEARYRIAAFDAATGALLSSFAPGVDAQVRAIVATDTTVYVGGVFTNAGGEARNRVAAFDAATGAVLPWAPEVADGSVSALTVSPDGSQVLIGGSFTAVNGSNNPGYGLARVDAVSGASLPLPLNALVRNGSTQASITSLSTDGDSFYVTGYVFGSTGNLEGAARGSWSTGALVWVEDCHGDTYAAWPQGDALYVAGHPHYCGNIGGFPQTEPQWTFYRALAFSKEATGTVTKDPHGYFNWAGNPAPTLLNWYPEINSGSYTGQGQGPWTVTGDDEYLLYGGEFTIVNNKGQQGLARFARTETAPNKQGPRLASDTWPLTGVSYQAGTARLSWGANYDRDNEDLTYTVTRNGTVVHTEVASSVVWDRPAMRFLDTGLTPGQTYTYRVRATDPFGNTAITNQITVTVTDGDISAYSRDVLEDGAVHYWPLGEDSGTTAYDWAGPADLTTGSGVTRGTEGAIGDDAAATFGGTSTGLASTALAEQASDSLSVEAWVRTTSTRGGKIVGFGSASTGTSTSYDRHVYMDNAGRITFGVYPGAVRSLTTTTAYNDGAWHHVVATLGASGMRLYVDGRRVGQRTDTVSGQAYTGYWRVGGDSVSGWPNAPTSGYLAGSIDDVAVYPAPLTAAQVSSHWTASGRTSTVTPAPADAYGAAVHAADPDLYWRLSETTGTVAADSGRNGVTGTYRGVYTRGQEGALVGVGDTAVRSAGLTGTTVSSDQAFTNPTTYSEELWFRTTTTEGGKLIGFASTASGTSGSHDRHVYMETNGRLTFGVWTGTASTITSPSAYNDGAWHHMVATQGPDGMRLYVDGALVGTHPQTAAQSYTGYWRIFGDTTWGPQPWFAGTIDEVAVYSSVLDPATVALHHALGTTGAPPNVAPVAHAVVTATDLTVAVDGSGSTDEDGTVATYAWDFGDGSTGEGATASHTYAEAGTYTVRLTVTDDGGASAVATEQVTVVAPNQLPTAALEATADGLGLTVDGSASADPDGTLVTYAWDFGDGSTGEGATAAHTYAAGGTYTVTLTVTDDRGGSATAERTVTAVAPNVEPTAAFEATATGLDVSVDAAGSADPDGELVTYAWDFGDGGTGEGATATHTYAADGTYTVTLTVTDDRGATASATDEVTVVTPPADTPFAEDAFDRSTTGGWGEAGTGGAWTVSGGAANFSVADGAGAVRVTGAGFRLSSFLPVASTSTDLTGGFTLDAMPSGAGTDVELVGRSTSATEGYRLRLKMLATGVVRASLISTTGTTTTTLTQVNVPGITYAAGEELRVRLQVDGSGTTALRAKVWRAGTDEPAAWTLTSSSTVAALQGEGGVGVSVYTSASSTVLPLTVRWTDLTARPVVP; translated from the coding sequence ATGCGTGCTCCCCGCGGACTCTCCCGCACGATCTCGGCCCTCGTCGCCACCGCGCTCGTCGCGGCGGCGACGGCCGTCGCGGCACCCGCCGCCGTCGCCGACACCCGCCCGGCCGAGGGCGTCGCGCAGACCGCCGCGGCGGACTCCCTGCCGACCGTGCAGATCGACGGGGTGGCGTGGCAGCAGGCGATCGCGGGCTCGCGGGTGTTCGCCGGCGGGGACTTCGCCAACGCCCGGCCGGCGGGGGCGAAGGCCGGCACCGAGAACGTCGCACGGGCGAACCTGCTGGCGTACGACCTCGAGACCGGGGTGCTCGACGCGTCGTGGGCCCCGAACCCGAACGCGCAGGTGCGGGCGGTCGCGGCGTCGCCGGACGGCAGCCGCGTGTACGTCGGCGGCAACTTCACGTCGATCGCCGGGGAGGCCCGCTACCGCATCGCCGCGTTCGACGCGGCCACCGGGGCGCTGCTGTCCTCGTTCGCACCGGGCGTCGACGCCCAGGTGCGGGCGATCGTGGCGACGGACACCACGGTGTACGTGGGCGGGGTCTTCACCAACGCCGGCGGCGAGGCGCGCAACCGGGTCGCGGCGTTCGACGCGGCCACCGGTGCGGTCCTGCCGTGGGCGCCCGAGGTCGCCGACGGGTCGGTGAGCGCGCTGACCGTCTCGCCCGACGGCTCCCAGGTGCTGATCGGCGGGAGCTTCACCGCGGTCAACGGCTCCAACAACCCCGGCTACGGCCTGGCGCGCGTCGACGCGGTCAGCGGTGCGTCGCTCCCGCTGCCGCTCAACGCACTCGTCCGCAACGGGTCGACGCAGGCCTCGATCACGAGCCTGTCGACCGACGGGGACAGCTTCTACGTGACCGGCTACGTGTTCGGCAGCACGGGCAACCTCGAGGGCGCGGCGCGCGGCAGCTGGTCGACCGGCGCGCTCGTGTGGGTCGAGGACTGCCACGGCGACACCTACGCGGCCTGGCCGCAGGGGGACGCGCTGTACGTGGCGGGCCACCCGCACTACTGCGGGAACATCGGCGGCTTCCCCCAGACGGAGCCGCAGTGGACCTTCTACCGCGCCCTCGCCTTCTCCAAGGAGGCGACCGGCACGGTCACCAAGGACCCGCACGGGTACTTCAACTGGGCGGGCAACCCCGCGCCGACCCTGCTGAACTGGTACCCCGAGATCAACTCCGGCTCGTACACCGGGCAGGGGCAGGGACCGTGGACCGTCACCGGCGACGACGAGTACCTGCTCTACGGCGGCGAGTTCACGATCGTCAACAACAAGGGCCAGCAGGGCCTGGCCCGCTTCGCCCGCACCGAGACGGCGCCGAACAAGCAGGGCCCGCGCCTGGCCTCGGACACCTGGCCGCTGACGGGCGTCTCCTACCAGGCGGGCACCGCGCGGCTCAGCTGGGGCGCCAACTACGACCGGGACAACGAGGACCTCACCTACACCGTCACCCGCAACGGCACGGTCGTGCACACCGAGGTCGCGTCGTCGGTGGTCTGGGACCGCCCCGCGATGCGTTTCCTCGACACCGGGCTGACGCCGGGCCAGACGTACACGTACCGGGTCCGGGCGACCGACCCGTTCGGGAACACGGCGATCACCAACCAGATCACCGTCACCGTGACCGACGGCGACATCTCCGCCTACAGCCGGGACGTGCTCGAGGACGGTGCGGTGCACTACTGGCCGCTCGGCGAGGACTCCGGCACCACTGCGTACGACTGGGCCGGCCCCGCCGACCTGACCACGGGCTCCGGCGTGACACGCGGCACCGAGGGCGCGATCGGCGACGACGCGGCCGCGACCTTCGGCGGCACGTCCACCGGCCTGGCCTCGACCGCCCTCGCCGAGCAGGCGAGCGACTCGCTCTCCGTCGAGGCGTGGGTCCGCACGACCTCGACCCGCGGCGGCAAGATCGTCGGGTTCGGCTCGGCCTCCACCGGCACCTCGACCAGCTACGACCGGCACGTGTACATGGACAACGCCGGGCGGATCACGTTCGGCGTGTACCCGGGCGCGGTGCGCTCGCTGACCACGACGACCGCCTACAACGACGGTGCGTGGCACCACGTGGTCGCGACGCTCGGCGCGAGCGGCATGCGCCTGTACGTCGACGGCCGACGCGTCGGCCAGCGGACCGACACGGTGTCCGGCCAGGCCTACACCGGGTACTGGCGGGTCGGCGGCGACAGCGTCAGCGGCTGGCCCAACGCCCCGACCAGCGGGTACCTCGCCGGCTCGATCGACGACGTCGCCGTCTACCCGGCGCCGCTGACGGCCGCGCAGGTGAGCAGCCACTGGACGGCGTCCGGGCGGACCTCCACCGTGACGCCCGCCCCGGCCGACGCGTACGGCGCCGCCGTGCACGCCGCCGACCCCGACCTGTACTGGCGCCTGTCGGAGACGACCGGCACCGTCGCGGCCGACTCCGGGCGCAACGGCGTGACCGGCACCTACCGCGGCGTGTACACCCGGGGCCAGGAGGGCGCCCTGGTCGGCGTCGGCGACACCGCGGTGCGCAGCGCCGGGCTGACCGGGACCACGGTGTCCAGCGACCAGGCGTTCACCAACCCGACGACGTACTCCGAGGAGCTCTGGTTCCGCACGACCACGACGGAGGGCGGCAAGCTCATCGGCTTCGCCAGCACGGCGTCGGGCACGTCCGGCAGCCACGACCGGCACGTGTACATGGAGACGAACGGCCGCCTCACCTTCGGGGTGTGGACGGGGACGGCGAGCACGATCACGTCGCCGTCCGCGTACAACGACGGCGCGTGGCACCACATGGTCGCCACGCAGGGCCCCGACGGCATGCGCCTGTACGTCGACGGCGCGCTCGTCGGCACCCACCCGCAGACCGCCGCGCAGAGCTACACCGGGTACTGGCGGATCTTCGGCGACACGACGTGGGGCCCGCAGCCGTGGTTCGCGGGCACGATCGACGAGGTCGCGGTCTACTCCTCGGTGCTCGACCCGGCCACGGTGGCGCTGCACCACGCGCTCGGCACGACCGGCGCCCCGCCGAACGTGGCGCCGGTGGCGCACGCGGTCGTCACGGCGACGGACCTGACGGTCGCGGTCGACGGTTCCGGGTCGACCGACGAGGACGGGACCGTCGCGACGTACGCGTGGGACTTCGGCGACGGCAGCACGGGTGAGGGCGCGACCGCGTCGCACACCTACGCCGAGGCCGGCACGTACACGGTCCGTCTCACAGTCACCGACGACGGCGGCGCCAGCGCGGTCGCGACGGAGCAGGTGACGGTCGTGGCGCCGAACCAGCTGCCGACCGCCGCTCTCGAGGCGACCGCGGACGGCCTCGGCCTCACGGTCGACGGCTCCGCCTCGGCGGACCCGGACGGCACGCTCGTCACCTACGCCTGGGACTTCGGCGACGGCAGCACCGGCGAGGGCGCGACCGCCGCGCACACGTACGCCGCGGGCGGCACGTACACCGTGACGCTCACGGTGACCGACGACCGGGGCGGCAGCGCCACGGCCGAGCGCACGGTCACGGCCGTGGCCCCGAACGTCGAACCGACCGCCGCCTTCGAGGCGACGGCCACCGGGCTGGACGTCTCCGTGGACGCGGCCGGATCGGCGGACCCGGACGGCGAGCTGGTCACGTACGCGTGGGACTTCGGCGACGGCGGTACCGGTGAGGGCGCGACCGCGACGCACACCTACGCGGCCGACGGCACCTACACGGTGACGCTCACCGTGACCGACGACCGTGGCGCGACCGCGTCCGCGACCGACGAGGTCACGGTCGTGACCCCTCCGGCGGACACCCCGTTCGCCGAGGACGCCTTCGACCGGTCGACGACCGGCGGCTGGGGCGAGGCCGGCACGGGCGGCGCGTGGACCGTCTCCGGGGGCGCGGCGAACTTCTCCGTCGCGGACGGAGCCGGCGCGGTGCGGGTCACGGGTGCCGGCTTCCGGCTCTCGTCGTTCCTGCCCGTCGCGTCGACCAGCACCGACCTGACCGGCGGCTTCACGCTCGACGCGATGCCGTCGGGCGCGGGGACGGACGTCGAGCTCGTCGGCCGGTCGACGTCGGCCACCGAGGGGTACCGCCTGCGGCTGAAGATGCTCGCCACGGGCGTCGTCCGGGCGTCGTTGATCTCGACGACCGGGACCACGACGACCACGCTGACGCAGGTCAACGTGCCGGGGATCACGTACGCCGCGGGCGAGGAGCTGCGGGTCCGCCTGCAGGTCGACGGGAGCGGCACCACGGCGCTGCGCGCCAAGGTCTGGCGTGCCGGCACCGATGAGCCGGCCGCCTGGACGCTGACCTCGTCGAGCACGGTGGCGGCCCTGCAGGGCGAGGGCGGGGTGGGTGTGTCGGTGTACACGTCCGCGTCGAGCACCGTGCTGCCGCTCACGGTGCGGTGGACCGACCTGACGGCCCGCCCGGTCGTGCCATGA
- a CDS encoding PKD domain-containing protein, whose product MSVRRVHARPWWSRAIAALTASVVTATGLVAVGATGAAADTAPPAGQPATVTADSLPTVQHNGVVWQQTLTGNTVYAGGEFTRARPAGAAAGSNEVVRTNLLRFDVRTGVLDSSWAPNPNAQVRAVVRSPDGARVYIGGNFTTVAGQNRYRIAAFDAATGNLITSFNAGTNGQVRAIAATNTTVYVGGIFTQAGSSPRTRLAAFNAANGALLPWNPTVDDGSVSALTVSPDGATVIVGGNFLSFNGSTDAPDGLARVDAVTGAALPFPATSQIRNGGSAGSILNLSGDADNMYGVGYTFGRGGGTLEGVFAADWDTGAITWVADCHGDTYAVHPQGDVVYSASHSHYCGNIGGTPQFDEWQFYRANALTKAATQTVGREHLGYTNFEGTPAPTVLNWYPDLDTGLYTGQNQGPWAVTGDSRYIVMGGEFLNVNLRRQQGLARFAVADLAPRDAGPRFTAADFTPTARPVGAGAVRVSWTANADFDNQDLTYTVLRNGSPVWSGVKQSVVWKRPEQGHTDTGLTAGATYTYAVRVTDPDGNSVTSPSVQVVANGTGAVSPYALAVMADGASHYWRFGETSGDARDSAGTNDAAVGTAVTRGTAGAIAGDTTGAYTLGGTNGRVVAPARQQGMNELSVEAWVRTTSTAGGWIAGFGGSASLTGTSSSRDRQLYVDSAGRVQFGASPGQNRTVRSPARVNDGQWHHVVGTMSTSGMRLYVDGELVAQRSDNASGRNMSGFWRIGGDSLNGWPNQPASGSLSGAVDEVAVYPFALTAAKVASHHVLGTTGTLGAQAPVASFEAVATGLEVALDASASSDADGTVESYAWDLGDGTTATGRTASHTYAAGGTYTVALTVTDDDGDTGETVRQVTVTAPPPNQSPAAQVAATTAGLRVDVDGSGSSDPDGTVEGYAWTFGDGGTATGPTASHTYAAAGTYTVTLTVTDDDGATATAERQVTVTAPAGDEPFAADAFTRTVTGGWGTADVGGSWALAGGAANFSVGSGSGAMRATGAGFRLTSSLPVQRTSADVRVDVAMDVMPSGAGTDLEVAGRSVTASDGYRARLKMLPTGVVRASIIGTSAGTTTTVAQMNVPGLTYTAGQALSVRFQVDGTAPTQLRLKVWPAGTAEPTAWTVQGTSSTAALQVAGGVGLSAYTSATTTTLPQTVRWSGVRATAVQP is encoded by the coding sequence ATGTCCGTCCGTCGAGTCCACGCCCGTCCGTGGTGGTCCCGCGCGATCGCCGCGCTGACCGCCTCCGTCGTCACCGCCACCGGTCTGGTGGCCGTCGGCGCGACCGGCGCGGCGGCGGACACCGCACCCCCCGCGGGGCAGCCGGCCACCGTCACGGCCGACTCCCTGCCGACCGTGCAGCACAACGGCGTGGTCTGGCAGCAGACCCTCACCGGGAACACCGTCTACGCCGGCGGCGAGTTCACGCGGGCCCGTCCCGCCGGCGCCGCAGCCGGCAGCAACGAGGTCGTCCGCACCAACCTCCTGCGGTTCGACGTCCGCACGGGCGTGCTCGACAGCAGCTGGGCGCCGAACCCGAACGCCCAGGTCCGTGCGGTCGTGAGGTCCCCGGACGGGGCGCGCGTGTACATCGGCGGCAACTTCACCACCGTCGCCGGGCAGAACCGCTACCGCATCGCCGCCTTCGACGCCGCGACCGGGAACCTCATCACCAGCTTCAACGCCGGCACCAACGGCCAGGTCCGTGCGATCGCGGCCACCAACACCACCGTCTACGTGGGCGGCATCTTCACGCAGGCCGGCAGCTCGCCCCGCACCCGCCTGGCCGCGTTCAACGCCGCGAACGGTGCGCTGCTGCCCTGGAACCCCACGGTCGACGACGGCTCGGTCAGCGCGCTGACGGTGTCGCCCGACGGCGCGACGGTGATCGTCGGCGGCAACTTCCTGTCCTTCAACGGCAGCACCGACGCCCCGGACGGGCTGGCCCGCGTCGACGCCGTCACCGGCGCCGCCCTGCCGTTCCCGGCGACCTCGCAGATCCGCAACGGCGGCTCGGCGGGCTCGATCCTCAACCTGTCCGGGGACGCCGACAACATGTACGGCGTCGGGTACACCTTCGGTCGCGGCGGCGGCACCCTCGAGGGCGTCTTCGCCGCCGACTGGGACACCGGCGCGATCACCTGGGTGGCGGACTGCCACGGCGACACCTACGCGGTGCACCCGCAGGGCGACGTCGTGTACTCGGCGAGCCACTCCCACTACTGCGGCAACATCGGCGGCACCCCGCAGTTCGACGAGTGGCAGTTCTACCGGGCCAACGCGCTGACCAAGGCCGCCACGCAGACGGTCGGGCGCGAGCACCTCGGCTACACGAACTTCGAGGGCACGCCCGCCCCGACCGTCCTCAACTGGTACCCGGACCTCGACACCGGCCTGTACACGGGGCAGAACCAGGGCCCCTGGGCCGTGACGGGCGACAGCCGGTACATCGTCATGGGCGGCGAGTTCCTCAACGTCAACCTCCGCCGCCAGCAGGGCCTGGCCCGGTTCGCGGTCGCCGACCTCGCCCCGCGCGACGCGGGACCGCGCTTCACCGCGGCGGACTTCACGCCGACGGCGCGGCCCGTGGGGGCCGGGGCGGTCCGGGTGTCCTGGACGGCCAACGCCGACTTCGACAACCAGGACCTCACGTACACGGTGCTGCGCAACGGCAGCCCGGTGTGGTCCGGCGTCAAGCAGTCCGTCGTGTGGAAGCGGCCCGAGCAGGGGCACACCGACACCGGCCTGACCGCGGGTGCGACCTACACCTACGCGGTCCGTGTCACCGACCCCGACGGCAACTCCGTGACCAGCCCCTCCGTGCAGGTCGTGGCGAACGGCACGGGCGCGGTCAGCCCGTACGCTCTGGCGGTCATGGCGGACGGCGCGTCGCACTACTGGCGGTTCGGCGAGACGTCCGGCGACGCCCGCGACTCCGCAGGGACGAACGACGCGGCGGTCGGCACCGCAGTGACCCGCGGTACCGCCGGCGCGATCGCCGGCGACACCACCGGCGCCTACACGCTCGGCGGCACCAACGGCCGGGTGGTCGCGCCCGCCCGCCAGCAGGGCATGAACGAGCTGAGCGTCGAGGCGTGGGTCCGCACCACCTCCACCGCGGGCGGCTGGATCGCGGGCTTCGGCGGGAGCGCGAGCCTGACCGGCACGAGCAGCAGCCGTGACCGCCAGCTCTACGTCGACAGCGCCGGCCGCGTGCAGTTCGGCGCCAGCCCCGGGCAGAACCGCACCGTCCGGTCGCCCGCCCGCGTCAACGACGGCCAGTGGCACCACGTGGTCGGCACGATGAGCACCTCGGGCATGCGGCTGTACGTGGACGGCGAGCTGGTCGCGCAGCGCAGCGACAACGCGTCGGGGCGCAACATGAGCGGGTTCTGGCGCATCGGCGGAGACAGCCTCAACGGCTGGCCCAACCAGCCGGCCTCGGGCAGCCTCAGCGGCGCGGTCGACGAGGTCGCCGTGTACCCGTTCGCCCTCACGGCCGCCAAGGTCGCGTCCCACCACGTGCTCGGGACCACGGGCACGCTCGGCGCGCAGGCGCCCGTCGCGTCGTTCGAGGCCGTGGCGACCGGGCTCGAGGTCGCGCTCGACGCGTCCGCGTCGTCGGACGCCGACGGCACCGTCGAGTCCTACGCGTGGGACCTCGGGGACGGCACCACGGCCACCGGCCGGACGGCCAGCCACACGTACGCCGCCGGCGGGACGTACACGGTGGCGCTCACGGTCACGGACGACGACGGTGACACGGGCGAGACCGTCCGGCAGGTCACCGTGACCGCACCGCCGCCGAACCAGTCGCCCGCGGCGCAGGTCGCGGCGACCACGGCGGGGCTGCGCGTGGACGTCGACGGCTCGGGCTCGAGCGACCCCGACGGGACGGTCGAGGGGTACGCGTGGACGTTCGGGGACGGCGGTACCGCGACCGGGCCGACCGCGTCGCACACCTACGCGGCAGCCGGCACGTACACCGTCACGCTGACCGTGACCGACGACGACGGCGCGACGGCCACGGCCGAGCGGCAGGTGACCGTCACGGCGCCCGCGGGCGACGAGCCGTTCGCGGCCGACGCGTTCACGCGCACCGTGACCGGTGGCTGGGGCACGGCCGACGTCGGCGGCAGCTGGGCCCTGGCGGGCGGCGCCGCGAACTTCTCGGTCGGGTCCGGCTCGGGCGCGATGCGTGCCACCGGGGCAGGGTTCCGGCTGACGTCGTCGTTGCCGGTGCAGCGGACGAGCGCGGACGTGCGCGTCGACGTCGCCATGGACGTCATGCCGTCGGGCGCCGGGACGGACCTCGAGGTCGCCGGTCGCTCGGTGACGGCATCCGACGGCTACCGGGCCCGGCTGAAGATGCTGCCGACGGGCGTCGTGCGCGCGTCGATCATCGGCACCTCGGCCGGCACCACCACGACGGTCGCGCAGATGAACGTCCCCGGCCTGACCTACACGGCCGGCCAGGCGCTCTCGGTGCGGTTCCAGGTGGACGGGACCGCCCCGACGCAGCTGCGGCTCAAGGTGTGGCCCGCGGGCACCGCCGAGCCGACCGCGTGGACGGTGCAGGGCACCAGCAGTACGGCGGCGCTCCAGGTCGCCGGCGGCGTGGGCCTCTCGGCGTACACGTCGGCGACCACCACCACCCTGCCGCAGACGGTGCGGTGGAGCGGCGTGCGGGCCACGGCCGTCCAGCCCTGA
- a CDS encoding ubiquinol-cytochrome c reductase iron-sulfur subunit N-terminal domain-containing protein, with translation MTGEVGPVRPPGGELVARPPQSPDDRRRRVLVIAAGAVAAVAVGATAWAVVAGGGDVAATASPTATTSVTAGPTATAGPDASGAPVPDPTTPAPGEPGGGATDDPDPEQGFDPTTEDAVGLDATATFDSGVTARLEAVEAVEGEAQGPGEVAGPAVRVTVEVTNGTDEPLDLGTSVVNVYGGADRVPGEPLSGPGVDVLAGSLAPGETATGTYVFGLDADLRDPLQVTVSHDPTVTTVLFEGTGPGA, from the coding sequence GTGACCGGCGAGGTCGGGCCCGTCCGGCCCCCGGGCGGCGAGCTCGTCGCCCGCCCGCCGCAGAGCCCCGACGACCGCCGGCGCCGCGTCCTCGTGATCGCCGCCGGGGCCGTCGCCGCGGTCGCCGTCGGCGCGACGGCCTGGGCGGTCGTCGCCGGCGGTGGTGACGTCGCTGCCACCGCGAGCCCCACGGCCACCACGTCCGTCACGGCGGGCCCGACGGCGACCGCCGGGCCCGACGCGTCCGGCGCCCCCGTGCCCGACCCCACGACGCCCGCCCCCGGGGAGCCGGGCGGCGGCGCGACCGACGACCCCGACCCCGAGCAGGGCTTCGACCCGACCACCGAGGACGCCGTCGGGCTCGACGCGACCGCCACCTTCGACAGCGGCGTCACGGCCCGCCTCGAGGCCGTCGAGGCCGTCGAGGGCGAGGCGCAGGGGCCCGGCGAGGTCGCCGGTCCCGCCGTGCGCGTGACCGTCGAGGTCACGAACGGGACCGACGAGCCCTTGGACCTCGGCACGAGCGTCGTCAACGTCTACGGCGGTGCCGACCGGGTGCCCGGCGAGCCGCTCAGCGGTCCCGGCGTCGACGTGCTGGCCGGGTCGCTGGCCCCGGGGGAGACCGCCACCGGGACGTACGTCTTCGGGCTCGACGCCGACCTGCGCGACCCGCTGCAGGTCACGGTCAGCCACGACCCGACCGTGACCACGGTCCTCTTCGAGGGGACGGGCCCGGGCGCCTGA
- a CDS encoding CDP-alcohol phosphatidyltransferase family protein: MTATAVRPDETFAQTLQRLGGVQKGAKGAPAYSRFVNRRAGRVLAAWAYRAGLTPNQVTLVSAAWTFSAIALLALAPPAWWTGVLVAVLLLVGYAFDSADGQVARLRGGGSIAGEWLDHVIDAVKVSSLHLALLVGLFRADVVPDGWLLVPLAYSAVWSVLFFTMILNDQLRRQAGQTMRATADGSRPSVLRSLVVAPTDYGVLCLAFVLYGATLPFLVVYGLLGLATAGYLALAMGSWFREMRGLRRPTGQALGGES; encoded by the coding sequence GTGACCGCCACCGCCGTCCGGCCCGACGAGACGTTCGCGCAGACCCTGCAGCGCCTCGGCGGCGTGCAGAAGGGCGCCAAGGGCGCCCCCGCGTACTCGCGCTTCGTCAACCGGCGCGCCGGGCGGGTGCTCGCGGCGTGGGCGTACCGGGCCGGCCTGACGCCGAACCAGGTGACGCTCGTCAGCGCCGCGTGGACGTTCTCCGCGATCGCGCTGCTCGCCCTCGCGCCGCCGGCCTGGTGGACGGGCGTCCTCGTGGCCGTGCTGCTGCTCGTCGGGTACGCGTTCGACTCCGCCGACGGGCAGGTCGCCCGCCTGCGCGGCGGCGGCAGCATCGCGGGGGAGTGGCTGGACCACGTCATCGACGCCGTCAAGGTGTCGAGCCTGCACCTGGCGCTGCTCGTCGGGCTGTTCCGCGCCGACGTGGTGCCCGACGGGTGGCTGCTCGTGCCCCTGGCGTACTCGGCCGTGTGGTCCGTGCTGTTCTTCACGATGATCCTCAACGACCAGCTGCGCCGCCAGGCCGGGCAGACGATGCGCGCCACGGCCGACGGGTCGCGCCCGTCGGTGCTGCGCTCCCTCGTCGTCGCCCCGACCGACTACGGCGTGCTCTGCCTGGCCTTCGTCCTCTACGGCGCCACGCTGCCCTTCCTCGTGGTCTACGGCCTGCTGGGTCTGGCCACCGCGGGGTACCTCGCGCTGGCGATGGGCTCCTGGTTCCGGGAGATGCGCGGGCTGCGCCGCCCGACCGGCCAGGCGCTCGGCGGCGAGTCGTGA
- a CDS encoding DUF1972 domain-containing protein → MTTAPARPLRIALIGTRGVPARYGGFETCVEEVGSRLADRGHDVLVYCRTPDPQERVPAYRGMRLVHLPALRRRSLETLSHTTLSVGHQLRRPADAAVLFNAANAPLLPALRARRVPVATHVDGLEWRRAKWGGTGRRYYRAAEGLAVRWSDALIADAQGIADYYTAEFGAPTELIAYGAPVLDGAGSGRIAELGLQRHGYHLVVARFEPENHVEQIVEGYRRSSATLPLVVVGSAPYADEYTARVQAAADDRVRLLGGVWDAELLDELYANTLTYLHGHSVGGTNPSLLRAIGASAPTVAFDVGFNREVLGAAGCWFATPDDVAREVVAAEADPAAAVARGQALRRRADDYDWDDVADRYEDLCRRLAAGEARGRRRPSGRRRPGPSATARPATAGTQR, encoded by the coding sequence ATGACGACCGCGCCGGCCCGCCCGCTGCGCATCGCGCTCATCGGCACCCGAGGGGTCCCCGCCCGCTACGGCGGCTTCGAGACCTGCGTCGAGGAGGTCGGGTCCCGCCTGGCCGACCGCGGCCACGACGTGCTGGTGTACTGCCGCACGCCCGACCCGCAGGAGCGCGTCCCCGCCTACCGCGGCATGCGGCTCGTGCACCTGCCCGCCCTGCGCCGCCGGTCGCTCGAGACCCTCAGCCACACGACGCTGTCCGTCGGCCACCAGCTGCGCCGGCCCGCGGACGCCGCGGTCCTGTTCAACGCCGCGAACGCGCCCCTGCTGCCCGCGCTGCGCGCGCGCCGGGTGCCCGTGGCCACGCACGTCGACGGCCTCGAGTGGCGCCGCGCCAAGTGGGGCGGCACCGGGCGGCGCTACTACCGTGCCGCCGAGGGGCTCGCGGTGCGCTGGTCGGACGCGCTGATCGCCGACGCCCAGGGCATCGCCGACTACTACACCGCCGAGTTCGGCGCCCCCACCGAGCTGATCGCCTACGGGGCGCCCGTGCTCGACGGTGCGGGGTCCGGACGCATCGCCGAGCTGGGCCTCCAGCGGCACGGGTACCACCTCGTCGTGGCCCGGTTCGAGCCGGAGAACCACGTCGAGCAGATCGTCGAGGGGTACCGGCGCTCGTCCGCGACCCTCCCGCTGGTGGTCGTCGGCTCCGCGCCGTACGCCGACGAGTACACCGCCCGCGTGCAGGCCGCGGCCGACGACCGGGTGCGTCTGCTCGGCGGCGTCTGGGACGCCGAGCTGCTCGACGAGCTCTACGCGAACACGCTCACCTACCTGCACGGGCACAGCGTCGGCGGTACCAACCCCTCGCTGCTGCGCGCCATCGGTGCCTCCGCGCCCACCGTCGCCTTCGACGTCGGGTTCAACCGCGAGGTGCTCGGCGCCGCGGGCTGCTGGTTCGCCACGCCCGACGACGTCGCGCGCGAGGTCGTGGCCGCCGAGGCCGACCCGGCCGCCGCCGTCGCCCGGGGGCAGGCGCTGCGCCGCCGTGCGGACGACTACGACTGGGACGACGTCGCCGACCGCTACGAGGACCTGTGCCGTCGCCTGGCCGCCGGCGAGGCGCGGGGCCGGCGCCGCCCGAGCGGACGGCGCCGCCCCGGGCCGTCCGCCACCGCCCGCCCCGCGACCGCAGGGACGCAGCGGTGA